In the Pseudolabrys taiwanensis genome, one interval contains:
- a CDS encoding aspartate/ornithine carbamoyltransferase family protein, protein MAYVSFEYFDKAVGAPGNRLVEPVRKAPFNHILSASQFTIDDVDDFCQLADDFEAGFLPAQLSRRAVGLLFFQSSTRTRLGFEAATVALGAHAIGMDDMSASRSNAKIGESLEDCAAVVSRLCDAIVVRHHEPGAAARMAAHAEAPVINAGDGWNEHPTQALIDIYALRRGLGTLRGKSLAFGGDPRGRVVRSLMQLLRFEGPREIVFCPPDKYDIPADVLSAIAEFQIPHRRISTIETALIECDAIMMAPYDMSAIGEPAASDYVAPHATPEAYTITPEKIERTRSTALLYHPLPRFDEIAPACDKLPNAMYFEQVRLSKFMRMAVLHRLLSR, encoded by the coding sequence ATGGCGTATGTCTCGTTCGAGTATTTTGACAAAGCCGTCGGCGCGCCTGGCAATCGGCTGGTGGAGCCGGTCCGCAAGGCGCCGTTCAATCACATTCTCAGCGCCAGCCAATTCACGATCGACGACGTCGACGACTTCTGCCAACTCGCCGACGATTTCGAAGCGGGCTTTCTTCCCGCACAACTAAGCCGGCGCGCGGTGGGCCTGCTGTTCTTTCAATCGAGCACGCGCACGCGCCTCGGTTTCGAAGCGGCCACGGTGGCGCTCGGCGCGCACGCGATCGGCATGGACGACATGTCGGCGTCGCGCTCCAACGCCAAGATCGGCGAGTCGCTGGAAGATTGCGCGGCCGTGGTTTCGCGTCTGTGCGATGCCATTGTCGTGCGTCACCACGAGCCCGGCGCAGCGGCGCGTATGGCGGCGCACGCCGAGGCGCCGGTGATCAATGCCGGCGACGGCTGGAACGAGCATCCGACGCAGGCCCTCATCGACATCTATGCGTTGCGGCGCGGCCTCGGCACGTTGCGCGGCAAGAGCCTGGCGTTCGGCGGCGATCCACGCGGCCGCGTGGTGCGTTCGCTCATGCAGCTGTTGCGTTTCGAGGGGCCGCGCGAGATCGTGTTCTGTCCGCCGGACAAATACGACATTCCCGCGGACGTGCTTTCGGCCATCGCCGAGTTCCAGATCCCGCATCGGCGCATCTCGACGATCGAGACGGCATTGATCGAGTGCGACGCCATCATGATGGCGCCGTACGACATGTCCGCCATCGGCGAGCCGGCCGCGTCGGATTATGTCGCGCCGCACGCGACGCCCGAGGCCTATACGATCACGCCCGAGAAGATCGAGCGCACGCGGTCGACCGCGCTTCTGTATCACCCGCTGCCGCGCTTCGACGAGATCGCGCCGGCTTGCGACAAGCTGCCCAACGCCATGTATTTCGAACAGGTGCGCCTGTCGAAGTTCATGCGCATGGCCGTGCTGCACCGCCTGCTGTCGCGATAA
- a CDS encoding 2-oxoacid:acceptor oxidoreductase subunit alpha translates to MPRTSIAIVFAGSGGSGAMSAGAVLLRAAAHAGYYGLMTQLFGAQVRGGESAALVQVSTQPIDSQPDRYDLFVALDWEKVEQFAAEIPLDEASVIIADPAAGAVPPGIAKSKGRVVALTMGDRNATKLERGLLGRRVNMFAAGLVGALIGLNEANLQAAAEAVFSDKGADVIGANAKGTAAGIAAAASLTLNVRLDAPTAAARWLISGNQAIAFGALRGGVRFVGCYPITPATDLVEWLAPHLIKLGGRLVLGEDELASINLALGASYGGTPAMTVTAGPGFSLMVESLGLAVAAESPLVLVDVMRAGPSTGIASKTEQSDINLALYGAHGDAPRVVMAPVSVADCITTAEYAVYVAESLQTPVIVLSDQALGQATTVIDPSDKRPAPLKRRLNGAAASKPFKRYAIGGDPVTPMPLPGTPQHEWVAEGLSHNEAGLPASGAGPHVAQINKRAKKIARFDPGAYWGETWGTGDTVVLAIGSTIGAAREAARRLSAAGHQMRVVALRVIAPLPTEALSRALAGARRIIVIEQNHSGQLYHYLVGQKAIPPNAESVARPGPLPFRPSEIASYVV, encoded by the coding sequence GTGCCACGTACGTCAATTGCCATAGTATTCGCAGGCAGCGGCGGTTCCGGCGCGATGAGCGCCGGGGCCGTGCTGCTCCGCGCCGCTGCTCACGCTGGTTACTACGGCCTGATGACTCAGCTGTTCGGCGCGCAAGTGCGCGGCGGCGAGTCCGCCGCTCTGGTGCAAGTGTCCACCCAACCGATCGATAGCCAGCCGGACCGCTACGATCTGTTCGTCGCCCTGGATTGGGAGAAGGTCGAGCAGTTCGCCGCCGAAATCCCGCTCGATGAAGCGAGCGTCATCATCGCCGATCCGGCCGCCGGTGCCGTCCCGCCCGGCATCGCGAAATCGAAAGGCCGTGTGGTCGCGTTGACCATGGGCGATCGCAACGCGACGAAGCTCGAACGCGGTCTGCTCGGCCGCCGCGTCAACATGTTCGCCGCGGGGCTCGTCGGCGCGCTCATCGGTCTGAACGAAGCCAATTTGCAGGCCGCGGCCGAAGCGGTGTTCTCCGACAAGGGCGCTGACGTCATCGGAGCCAATGCCAAAGGCACGGCCGCCGGCATCGCCGCGGCGGCCAGCCTGACGTTGAATGTCCGACTCGATGCCCCGACCGCCGCGGCGCGCTGGCTCATCAGCGGCAACCAGGCGATCGCTTTCGGCGCCTTGCGCGGCGGCGTGCGTTTCGTCGGCTGTTACCCGATCACGCCGGCGACCGATCTCGTCGAGTGGTTGGCGCCGCATCTGATAAAGCTCGGCGGCCGGCTCGTCTTGGGTGAGGACGAACTCGCGTCCATCAATCTGGCGCTGGGCGCGTCCTATGGCGGCACCCCGGCGATGACGGTCACGGCCGGGCCCGGCTTCTCTCTGATGGTCGAAAGCCTCGGTCTTGCCGTCGCAGCCGAGAGTCCGCTGGTGCTGGTCGACGTCATGCGGGCCGGTCCTTCGACCGGCATCGCCTCCAAGACGGAACAGAGTGACATCAATCTCGCGCTCTATGGCGCGCATGGCGATGCGCCGCGCGTGGTGATGGCGCCGGTCTCCGTCGCGGATTGCATCACCACCGCCGAGTACGCGGTCTATGTCGCCGAGTCGTTGCAGACGCCGGTCATCGTCCTATCCGATCAGGCGCTCGGTCAGGCAACGACCGTCATCGATCCGAGCGACAAGCGGCCGGCGCCGCTCAAGCGCCGCCTCAATGGCGCGGCGGCGAGCAAGCCGTTCAAGCGCTACGCGATCGGTGGCGATCCGGTGACGCCGATGCCTCTGCCGGGCACGCCGCAGCATGAGTGGGTGGCGGAAGGGCTGTCCCATAACGAAGCCGGACTGCCGGCGAGCGGCGCCGGTCCGCATGTGGCGCAGATCAACAAACGCGCCAAGAAGATCGCGCGCTTCGACCCCGGCGCCTATTGGGGCGAGACCTGGGGCACGGGGGATACGGTGGTGCTGGCCATCGGTTCGACCATCGGCGCGGCGCGCGAAGCGGCGCGGCGGCTGTCGGCGGCCGGTCATCAGATGCGCGTCGTGGCGTTGCGTGTGATCGCGCCGCTGCCGACCGAAGCGCTCAGCCGCGCGCTCGCCGGCGCGCGCCGCATCATCGTGATCGAGCAGAACCACAGCGGCCAGCTCTATCACTACCTCGTCGGCCAGAAGGCCATTCCGCCGAACGCCGAAAGCGTCGCGCGGCCGGGCCCGTTGCCGTTCCGGCCGTCGGAGATCGCAAGCTATGTGGTGTGA
- a CDS encoding 2-oxoacid:ferredoxin oxidoreductase subunit beta, producing MTDTLTEATTEPHCVFSAKDFSSGAHPVWCPGCGDYGVLASLERALAKHGRPSHEVVLVSGIGCSSRLPGYMSTYGFHGVHGRALAAATGLKLTRPDLEVIVVGGDGDGYSIGGNHFIHACRRNVDMLYIVMDNRVYGMTKGQPSPTTEADWDSEIAPGGIGLRPFNPLAVAIASGANYVARGFSGDPNGLADLIVDGLRWPGFAFLEVLSPCVTFRPEQREWKRMVRPASQAIEQDRAAATALAMGDDGFSLGVLFRGDRAPVAPAPKPQISVADVEREFALSP from the coding sequence ATGACCGACACCCTCACCGAAGCCACGACCGAGCCGCATTGCGTCTTCAGCGCCAAGGACTTTTCCTCCGGGGCGCATCCGGTGTGGTGTCCGGGCTGCGGCGATTACGGCGTGCTCGCCTCGCTCGAGCGCGCGCTCGCAAAACATGGCCGCCCGTCGCATGAAGTTGTGCTGGTCTCCGGCATCGGCTGCTCGTCGCGCCTGCCGGGCTACATGAGCACTTACGGCTTCCACGGCGTGCACGGCCGCGCGCTCGCCGCCGCCACCGGCCTGAAGCTGACGCGGCCGGATCTCGAAGTCATCGTCGTCGGCGGCGATGGCGACGGCTATTCGATCGGCGGCAATCATTTCATCCATGCCTGCCGGCGCAATGTCGACATGCTGTACATCGTGATGGACAACCGCGTGTACGGCATGACCAAGGGCCAGCCGTCGCCGACGACGGAAGCCGATTGGGACAGCGAGATCGCGCCCGGCGGCATCGGCCTGCGGCCGTTCAATCCGCTCGCGGTCGCCATCGCGTCGGGCGCCAACTATGTCGCGCGCGGCTTTTCCGGCGATCCGAACGGCCTTGCCGATTTGATCGTCGATGGTCTGCGCTGGCCGGGCTTTGCTTTCCTGGAAGTGCTGAGCCCTTGCGTCACCTTCCGTCCCGAGCAGCGCGAGTGGAAGAGAATGGTGCGTCCCGCGTCGCAGGCGATCGAGCAGGACCGCGCCGCCGCCACGGCATTGGCGATGGGCGACGACGGTTTCAGCCTCGGCGTGCTGTTCCGTGGCGATCGCGCGCCGGTCGCGCCGGCGCCCAAGCCGCAGATCTCCGTGGCCGATGTCGAGCGCGAGTTCGCGCTGTCGCCTTAA
- a CDS encoding DASS family sodium-coupled anion symporter → MSVAAQPSARPAAPASPKEKSWLASNWGLLAATAVLIAILLLPTPAGLPIAGHRMLAIFGFAVIVWITEALDYAISAVVIAALMAFLLGTSPSVTNPNVLIGTVQGLTTAMSGFGNTALTLVAAALFLAAAMTITGLDRRIALVILARVGARTSRVVIGSIIVSTVLAFLVPSATARAAAVIPIMMGIILAFGVDKKSRFAGLLMITTVQAVSIWNVGIKTAAAQNMVAVGFIQKTLGHDITWLSWLIAAAPFSILMSIGLYLIMMWMMPPEAEEVPGGQAAVKKSLTELGPMTGKEARLLAISLVLLCFWATEGVLHKFDSSTTTVVAVALLFLPGVGVMDWKKANALIPWGTIVLFGVGISLGTALLQTQAAQWLANLIVQWFGLNHLPILAILAVMAAFLIVIHLGFASATALASSLIPIVIAVMQKVQTPGLSVLGMTLVLQFVVSFGFILPVNSPQGMVAYGTETFVVRDFVRTGIVITVLAYALTLLLGATYWRWLGYV, encoded by the coding sequence ATGTCTGTTGCCGCTCAACCGTCCGCGCGGCCGGCCGCCCCGGCTTCGCCAAAGGAGAAAAGCTGGCTCGCGTCGAACTGGGGCCTGCTGGCCGCCACTGCGGTCCTTATCGCTATTCTCTTGTTGCCGACGCCGGCCGGCCTGCCGATTGCCGGTCATCGCATGCTGGCGATCTTCGGCTTCGCCGTCATCGTCTGGATCACCGAGGCGCTCGATTACGCCATTAGCGCCGTGGTCATCGCCGCGTTGATGGCGTTTCTGCTCGGGACGTCGCCGAGCGTAACCAATCCGAACGTATTGATCGGCACGGTGCAGGGCCTCACCACGGCGATGAGCGGCTTCGGCAACACCGCGCTGACCCTGGTCGCCGCCGCGCTGTTCCTGGCGGCGGCGATGACCATCACCGGTCTCGACCGGCGCATCGCGCTCGTCATTCTCGCGCGCGTCGGCGCGCGCACCAGCCGCGTGGTGATCGGCAGCATCATCGTGTCGACGGTTCTCGCCTTCCTTGTGCCGAGCGCGACGGCGCGTGCGGCCGCCGTCATCCCGATCATGATGGGCATCATCCTCGCCTTCGGCGTCGACAAGAAAAGCCGTTTCGCCGGCCTGTTGATGATCACCACCGTGCAGGCGGTAAGCATCTGGAACGTCGGCATCAAGACGGCGGCGGCACAGAACATGGTTGCCGTCGGTTTCATTCAGAAGACGCTCGGCCACGACATCACCTGGCTGAGCTGGCTGATTGCGGCGGCGCCGTTCTCGATCCTGATGTCGATCGGCCTTTATCTGATCATGATGTGGATGATGCCGCCTGAGGCCGAGGAAGTCCCCGGCGGCCAGGCGGCGGTAAAGAAGTCGCTGACCGAACTCGGCCCCATGACGGGCAAAGAGGCCCGGCTCCTGGCGATTTCGCTCGTCCTTCTCTGCTTCTGGGCGACCGAGGGCGTCCTCCACAAGTTCGACTCGTCGACGACCACGGTCGTCGCGGTGGCGCTGTTGTTCCTGCCCGGCGTCGGCGTGATGGACTGGAAGAAGGCCAATGCGCTGATCCCCTGGGGCACCATCGTTCTGTTCGGCGTCGGCATCAGCCTCGGCACGGCACTTTTGCAGACGCAGGCGGCGCAATGGCTGGCCAACCTGATCGTGCAATGGTTCGGACTCAATCATCTGCCGATCCTGGCGATCCTCGCCGTCATGGCAGCCTTCTTGATCGTGATCCATCTTGGATTCGCCAGCGCCACCGCGCTCGCGTCGTCGTTGATCCCGATCGTGATCGCCGTGATGCAGAAGGTGCAGACGCCGGGTCTGAGCGTGCTCGGCATGACGCTGGTCCTGCAGTTCGTCGTGTCGTTCGGCTTCATTCTGCCGGTGAACTCGCCGCAAGGCATGGTCGCCTACGGCACGGAGACCTTTGTCGTCCGCGACTTCGTGCGCACCGGCATCGTCATCACGGTGTTGGCCTATGCGCTGACGCTCCTGCTCGGCGCGACCTACTGGCGCTGGCTCGGATACGTTTAA
- a CDS encoding MFS transporter — protein sequence MSADATIRECSRKKQWRAVIAASIGNALEWFDFIVFGFFAGTIAGLFFPTGNETVSLLLTFATFGVTFFVRPLGAVVLGTYADRHGRKAAFSLTIVLMMAGTAIIAVTPSYASIGVLAPALMVVARLLQGISAGAEFGSATAFLAEQNPARRGFFGSWQFASQGLTTILVTIVGFALTSTLTAAQMSDWGWRVPFFLGLLIGPVAYYIRRHVDETAEFKAIQTSERPLQETLAGGKKRLAIAFGAVVLCTVGMYTILFMPTYATRQLGLPAAGAFAAGFLSGVIQFALIPIVGAWSDRIGRLPVAFASATAVLIAIYPLFWWLTEQPSIATLLVVEAIMGLLLAGYMGGLAALLSELFPTRMRTTGLSISYSFAVALFGGFAPFINAWLIGVTNNNLAPSFYLMLAATLSLVALVAARKLGIR from the coding sequence ATGTCCGCGGACGCGACAATTCGCGAATGCAGCCGTAAGAAGCAATGGCGCGCCGTGATCGCGGCCTCGATCGGCAATGCGCTCGAATGGTTCGACTTCATCGTATTCGGCTTCTTCGCCGGCACGATCGCGGGCTTGTTCTTTCCGACCGGCAACGAGACCGTCTCCCTGTTGCTGACCTTCGCCACCTTCGGCGTGACTTTCTTCGTCCGGCCGCTCGGCGCCGTCGTGCTCGGCACCTACGCCGACCGGCACGGCCGCAAGGCGGCTTTCAGCCTGACGATCGTGCTGATGATGGCCGGGACGGCGATTATCGCCGTGACGCCGAGCTACGCGTCGATCGGCGTGCTGGCGCCGGCGTTGATGGTGGTGGCGCGTCTCCTGCAAGGCATCTCAGCCGGCGCCGAGTTCGGCAGCGCCACGGCCTTTCTCGCCGAACAGAACCCGGCGCGCCGCGGCTTTTTCGGGAGCTGGCAGTTCGCGAGCCAGGGTTTGACGACGATCCTGGTGACGATCGTCGGCTTCGCACTGACCAGCACGCTCACGGCCGCGCAGATGTCCGATTGGGGATGGCGCGTGCCGTTTTTCCTCGGCCTGCTCATCGGCCCTGTCGCTTATTACATCCGCCGCCACGTCGACGAGACGGCCGAGTTCAAAGCCATTCAGACCAGCGAGCGCCCGCTGCAAGAGACCCTCGCCGGCGGCAAGAAAAGGCTCGCGATCGCCTTCGGCGCCGTGGTGCTGTGCACGGTCGGCATGTACACGATTCTGTTCATGCCGACCTATGCGACGCGCCAGCTCGGCCTGCCGGCCGCCGGCGCTTTCGCCGCCGGCTTCTTGAGCGGCGTGATTCAGTTCGCGCTTATTCCGATTGTCGGCGCCTGGAGCGATCGCATCGGCCGTCTGCCGGTGGCGTTCGCGTCCGCGACCGCGGTGCTGATCGCGATCTATCCGCTGTTCTGGTGGCTGACGGAACAGCCATCGATCGCAACGTTGCTCGTGGTCGAAGCGATCATGGGCTTGCTGCTCGCCGGCTATATGGGCGGACTGGCCGCGCTTCTATCCGAGTTGTTCCCGACTCGCATGCGCACGACGGGCCTGTCGATCAGCTATTCCTTCGCGGTGGCTTTGTTCGGCGGCTTCGCGCCGTTCATCAACGCTTGGCTCATCGGCGTCACGAACAACAATCTCGCGCCGAGCTTTTATCTCATGTTGGCTGCCACACTTAGTCTCGTCGCGCTCGTCGCGGCGCGGAAGCTCGGCATCAGATGA
- a CDS encoding pilus assembly protein — protein MRKLVSRLQVTSRAFARSKRGNVAITFALAAIPLLGFIGAAIDYSAASAAKVDLQSALDSTALMLAREAASDSSSQLQTHASQYFTAVFRKPQASNVAITATYTSSGGSQVTVAGSASIATAFMSILGFPSLNISGSSTTKWGMSRLRVALVLDNTGSMAQYGKLSALKTATQNLLSQLQAAVTTNGDVYVSIIPFVKDVDLGAGNYAASWVDWTDWNSNNGTCSSGWGWGGTTKSTCSGTWTPANHNTWNGCVTDRGTSSAPSSGNYDTNVVAPSTAIVATLYAAEQYSSCPQAAMGLSYNWSAMNTLVNNMAANGNTNQAIGLQLGWMSLVGGGPFTAPAQDPNYTYSQIIILLTDGLNTQDRWYSDQGSIDARQQMTCNNIKAAGITLYTIQVNTDGDPTSTLLQNCASSTSDFFLLTSANQIVTTFNTIGTNLSKLYVAK, from the coding sequence ATGCGCAAGCTCGTGAGCAGGCTGCAAGTTACATCCCGTGCATTCGCGCGATCGAAACGCGGCAACGTCGCCATCACATTCGCGCTGGCCGCGATACCGCTACTCGGCTTTATCGGCGCGGCCATCGACTATAGCGCGGCATCCGCTGCGAAGGTCGATCTGCAATCGGCGCTGGATTCCACCGCCCTGATGTTGGCGCGCGAGGCCGCATCCGACAGTTCCAGCCAGCTGCAGACCCATGCGTCGCAATACTTCACCGCGGTATTCCGGAAGCCGCAAGCCTCGAACGTTGCGATCACCGCCACCTACACATCGAGCGGCGGCTCGCAGGTGACGGTCGCCGGCTCCGCCAGCATCGCAACCGCGTTCATGTCGATCCTCGGCTTCCCCTCGCTCAACATCAGCGGCTCCTCGACCACCAAATGGGGCATGTCGCGTCTGCGCGTCGCGCTGGTTCTCGACAACACCGGATCGATGGCACAATACGGCAAACTGAGCGCGCTGAAGACCGCGACGCAGAACCTGCTGTCGCAGCTGCAAGCCGCCGTCACCACGAACGGCGACGTCTACGTGTCCATCATCCCCTTCGTGAAGGACGTCGATCTTGGCGCCGGCAACTATGCCGCGTCGTGGGTCGACTGGACGGATTGGAACAGCAATAACGGGACCTGCAGTTCCGGATGGGGCTGGGGCGGCACCACCAAGAGCACATGCAGCGGGACCTGGACGCCGGCAAACCACAATACGTGGAACGGCTGCGTCACCGACCGCGGGACGTCATCGGCGCCGAGCTCCGGCAATTACGACACGAACGTCGTCGCCCCCTCCACCGCCATCGTCGCGACGCTCTACGCCGCCGAGCAGTATTCGTCCTGTCCGCAGGCGGCGATGGGCCTCAGCTATAACTGGTCGGCCATGAACACGCTGGTGAACAACATGGCGGCGAACGGCAACACCAACCAGGCCATCGGGCTTCAGCTCGGCTGGATGTCGCTGGTCGGCGGCGGTCCGTTCACCGCTCCCGCGCAGGACCCGAACTACACCTATTCGCAGATCATCATTCTGCTGACCGACGGTTTGAACACTCAGGACCGCTGGTACAGCGATCAGGGCTCGATCGACGCTCGTCAGCAGATGACCTGCAACAACATCAAAGCGGCCGGGATCACGCTTTACACCATTCAGGTGAACACGGACGGCGATCCGACCTCGACGCTCCTGCAGAACTGCGCCAGCAGCACGAGCGATTTCTTTCTGCTGACCTCGGCCAATCAGATCGTCACGACCTTCAATACGATCGGCACGAATCTGAGCAAATTGTACGTCGCCAAATAG
- a CDS encoding Hsp20/alpha crystallin family protein — translation MNLKSMLPVGREHGFAGSVSPFVSLQREIDRLFDDFSRGLPALGGNGAAKLLPSMDVTETDKEIEITAELPGLEEKDVQINVADNLLTIRGEKKAEKEEKDKNYRLVERSYGAFERSLQLPEGVNADAIKATIAKGVLKVTVPKPAPAQAKKVEVKSAA, via the coding sequence ATGAACCTCAAATCAATGCTCCCGGTTGGCCGTGAGCACGGCTTTGCCGGCTCGGTCAGCCCGTTCGTATCCTTGCAGCGCGAGATCGATCGTCTGTTCGATGACTTCTCGCGCGGACTGCCGGCACTCGGCGGCAACGGCGCCGCCAAGCTGTTGCCCAGCATGGACGTGACGGAGACCGACAAGGAGATCGAGATCACGGCCGAACTTCCCGGCCTCGAGGAAAAGGACGTTCAGATCAACGTCGCCGACAATCTCCTCACCATCCGCGGTGAGAAGAAGGCCGAGAAGGAAGAGAAGGACAAGAACTATCGCCTGGTCGAACGCAGCTACGGTGCATTCGAGCGGTCGCTCCAATTGCCGGAAGGCGTCAACGCCGACGCGATCAAGGCCACTATCGCCAAGGGCGTGCTGAAGGTGACGGTGCCGAAGCCGGCGCCGGCGCAAGCCAAGAAGGTCGAAGTGAAGTCCGCTGCCTGA
- a CDS encoding Spy/CpxP family protein refolding chaperone, with the protein MTKLLAPVLAFVLASIILTATVVAQPSGPGWGSGMMMGPGMMGRGGGRGMGWMCSPQGAGLAEWRMERIEELVKPTETQRKALDDLRTASTKAAESIKAACPTEWPASAPARLELMEKRMEAMLTAVKTVRPAFDAFYATLNDEQKARLNTAGPRRWGWQHWRDRN; encoded by the coding sequence ATGACCAAGCTGCTCGCGCCTGTCCTCGCCTTTGTTCTGGCTTCCATCATTCTCACCGCCACCGTCGTTGCTCAGCCGTCCGGGCCTGGCTGGGGCTCTGGCATGATGATGGGCCCCGGCATGATGGGGCGGGGCGGCGGGCGCGGCATGGGCTGGATGTGCAGCCCGCAAGGCGCCGGCCTTGCCGAATGGCGCATGGAGCGCATCGAGGAACTGGTGAAGCCGACGGAGACCCAGCGCAAGGCGCTCGATGATCTGCGCACGGCTTCGACCAAGGCCGCCGAGTCGATCAAGGCCGCTTGTCCGACCGAGTGGCCGGCCAGTGCGCCGGCGCGGCTCGAACTCATGGAAAAACGCATGGAGGCCATGCTGACGGCCGTGAAGACCGTGCGGCCTGCTTTCGATGCGTTCTATGCGACGCTCAACGACGAACAAAAAGCCCGCTTGAACACGGCCGGGCCACGTCGTTGGGGCTGGCAGCATTGGCGCGACCGCAACTGA
- a CDS encoding putative bifunctional diguanylate cyclase/phosphodiesterase has protein sequence MRRPPIISRIADRLTGFTPDRDLHFELVRGLYNATSTPNAILGATAAALVVVGTAGALSDDKFFTILFFGFLLVGIARSLGSRRYFQIEHDPTAIDETKRWELNALAGAWSFALLVGITGAYALFNHAGTDVEILISCCVIGYIAGASSRNASRPLITIGQISLTCLPFLAALILRADVVHTILATFIAILYFGTIIVSRSVFENIVQRHLAFKRVETLARRDALTGIWNRGAFLELIEKRFAASAGANGHLALISIDLDRFKDINDTLGHPVGDSVLKEVAERIQSVVMPGDEVSRVGGDEFLVMLADGRARDVHNVAEAILAVLEDPFFTAETRSICGASIGYAVAPQDGASLDVLLRNADLALYKAKNIGRGQIVAYTATLSTDYDKRVALEHELQFALDNHELYLEYQPIVDPRSGRAICCEALLRWRHPTLGIIPPDVFIPIAEATGLIVPIGTWVLVTACTEAMTWHSDVKLAVNLSPVQFRRGREIVDLVTRILTTTGLPPRRLDLEITESVLLDDNAATMSLLEDLRSLGVGISLDDFGTGFASLAYLNDFPFSKIKIDRKFTQDIDESPRTLAIIKGISQIARELHIERVAEGIETFAQLERVQSFGINAIQGYVFSRPVAAAVLRELIKQPILPIVGSPSTATHHTGIGKRNRIAS, from the coding sequence ATGCGGCGTCCGCCAATCATATCTCGGATTGCCGACCGCCTGACCGGCTTCACGCCGGATCGGGATTTGCATTTCGAGTTGGTGCGGGGACTCTACAACGCCACCAGCACGCCCAATGCCATTCTGGGCGCGACCGCGGCAGCGCTGGTCGTGGTCGGCACCGCGGGCGCGCTGAGCGACGACAAATTCTTCACCATCTTGTTCTTCGGCTTCCTGCTTGTCGGCATCGCGCGAAGCCTGGGCAGCAGACGCTATTTCCAGATCGAACACGACCCGACCGCCATCGACGAAACGAAGCGGTGGGAACTGAACGCGCTCGCCGGCGCGTGGTCGTTCGCCCTCCTCGTCGGCATTACCGGCGCCTACGCCCTGTTCAACCACGCCGGCACCGACGTCGAGATCCTCATCAGTTGCTGCGTCATCGGCTATATCGCCGGCGCATCGTCGCGCAACGCCAGCCGTCCGCTGATCACCATCGGCCAGATCAGCCTGACCTGCCTGCCCTTCCTTGCCGCGTTGATCCTGCGCGCGGACGTCGTGCACACGATACTCGCGACGTTCATCGCGATCCTGTATTTCGGAACGATCATCGTCAGCCGCAGCGTGTTCGAGAACATCGTCCAGCGCCATCTCGCGTTCAAGCGCGTCGAAACGCTGGCCCGTCGCGACGCTCTGACCGGTATCTGGAACCGTGGCGCTTTTCTCGAGCTCATCGAGAAGCGATTTGCCGCCTCCGCCGGCGCTAACGGCCACCTTGCGCTGATTTCGATCGATCTCGACCGCTTCAAGGACATCAATGACACGCTGGGGCATCCGGTCGGCGACAGCGTGTTGAAGGAAGTCGCCGAACGGATTCAGTCCGTCGTCATGCCGGGCGACGAAGTATCGCGGGTCGGCGGCGACGAGTTCCTAGTGATGCTGGCGGATGGGCGCGCGCGCGACGTCCATAACGTGGCCGAAGCCATACTTGCCGTGTTGGAAGATCCGTTCTTCACCGCCGAAACGCGGAGCATCTGCGGCGCGAGCATCGGCTATGCGGTCGCGCCGCAGGATGGCGCCTCGCTCGATGTCCTGCTGCGCAACGCCGACCTCGCGCTCTACAAGGCGAAGAACATCGGCCGCGGGCAGATCGTCGCCTACACAGCGACGCTGTCGACCGACTACGACAAGCGCGTCGCGCTCGAACACGAGCTGCAGTTCGCGCTGGATAACCACGAGCTCTATCTCGAGTATCAGCCGATCGTCGACCCGAGATCGGGCCGCGCGATTTGTTGCGAGGCCCTGCTGCGTTGGCGGCATCCGACGCTCGGCATCATCCCGCCGGATGTGTTCATCCCTATCGCCGAGGCCACCGGCTTGATCGTGCCTATCGGCACATGGGTGTTGGTGACGGCTTGCACCGAAGCCATGACCTGGCATTCGGACGTCAAGCTCGCGGTCAACCTGTCGCCGGTCCAGTTCCGGCGCGGTCGCGAAATCGTCGATTTGGTGACCCGCATCCTGACCACGACAGGGCTGCCGCCGCGGCGGCTCGATCTCGAGATCACCGAATCCGTTCTGCTCGACGACAATGCGGCAACGATGTCGCTGCTCGAGGACCTGCGCTCGCTCGGCGTCGGCATCTCGCTCGACGACTTCGGCACGGGCTTCGCCTCGCTCGCTTACCTCAACGACTTCCCGTTCTCGAAGATCAAGATCGACCGGAAATTCACGCAGGATATCGACGAGTCGCCGCGCACGCTCGCGATCATCAAGGGCATTTCGCAGATCGCACGCGAGCTCCATATCGAGCGGGTCGCGGAAGGCATCGAGACCTTCGCCCAACTCGAGCGCGTGCAAAGCTTCGGCATCAACGCCATTCAGGGTTACGTATTCAGCAGGCCCGTCGCCGCAGCGGTGCTGCGCGAACTTATCAAGCAGCCGATCCTGCCGATCGTCGGCTCGCCGTCCACGGCCACGCACCACACCGGCATCGGCAAACGCAACAGGATCGCGTCTTAA